In uncultured Bacteroides sp., one genomic interval encodes:
- a CDS encoding alpha-amylase family protein, whose product MENKRNKIIIYQIFSRLFGNNNDHCIKNGSIEENGCGKFSDFTDKALSEIKKLGITHIWYTGIIEHATKTDYSKFNIHPDHPAVVKGKAGSPYAIKDYYDVDPDLADDVSNRIKEFEALVKRTHQANLKFIIDFVPNHVARQYHSDAMPKHVQNLGEKDNTENAFSPYNNFYYIPQTVFSGQFDLKDGAPKAYYEFPAKATGNDKFDAYPGINDWYETIKLNYGIDYANGGTKHFYPVPDTWIKMLDILMFWSSKGIDGFRCDMAEMVPVEFWKWAIAQVRYKYPSIIFIAEVYNPWEYHNYLFNGGFNYLYDKVGLYETVRDVTCGYKSASDITRCWQNLGGIEKQMLNFMENHDEQRLASSFLAGDGFKGIPAMIVAACMNTNPVMIYFGQELGEHGMDEEGFSGKDGRTTIFDYWSIETIRNWRNNDKFDGELLTNKQKQLQAFYSKLLNLCNQEKAIYQGQFFDLMYVNFGKPDFNVHKQYVFFRKQDNELLLIIANFDKKASKVSVNIPSHAFDFLQIPQKDTYIANELLSGKEEKLSLLPYQPTETFVDGMSGKILKFIL is encoded by the coding sequence ATGGAAAACAAAAGAAATAAAATAATAATTTATCAGATATTCTCACGCTTATTCGGCAACAATAACGATCATTGCATTAAAAACGGATCCATTGAAGAAAATGGATGTGGAAAATTCTCTGATTTTACAGATAAAGCATTAAGCGAAATAAAGAAGTTGGGAATAACCCATATCTGGTATACAGGAATCATTGAACATGCTACTAAAACCGATTATAGCAAATTCAATATTCACCCCGACCATCCGGCGGTTGTAAAGGGTAAAGCGGGCTCTCCTTATGCTATTAAGGATTATTATGATGTAGATCCCGATTTGGCAGATGATGTGTCTAACCGCATAAAAGAATTTGAAGCATTGGTTAAACGTACTCATCAGGCTAATCTGAAGTTTATTATTGATTTTGTTCCTAATCATGTAGCCAGACAATATCACTCTGATGCAATGCCTAAGCATGTACAGAATTTAGGAGAAAAAGATAACACGGAGAATGCCTTTAGTCCATATAATAATTTTTATTATATACCTCAAACTGTATTCAGCGGACAGTTCGACCTGAAAGATGGTGCTCCGAAAGCCTATTATGAATTTCCGGCTAAAGCAACCGGGAATGATAAGTTTGATGCATACCCAGGCATTAACGACTGGTACGAAACCATAAAATTAAATTATGGTATTGACTATGCCAACGGAGGAACCAAGCATTTTTATCCCGTGCCCGATACCTGGATAAAAATGCTGGATATTCTTATGTTCTGGTCATCCAAAGGAATTGATGGATTTCGTTGCGACATGGCAGAGATGGTACCGGTAGAATTTTGGAAATGGGCTATTGCACAAGTCAGATACAAATATCCTTCAATTATCTTTATTGCGGAAGTATATAATCCATGGGAGTATCATAACTACCTTTTTAATGGAGGATTTAACTATTTATACGACAAAGTAGGTCTTTACGAAACAGTTCGTGATGTAACTTGTGGTTACAAATCGGCATCTGATATTACCCGTTGCTGGCAAAACCTAGGAGGTATTGAAAAGCAGATGCTTAATTTCATGGAAAACCATGATGAACAACGACTGGCCTCCAGTTTCCTGGCAGGAGATGGCTTTAAAGGAATTCCGGCCATGATTGTTGCTGCATGTATGAATACCAATCCTGTAATGATCTACTTCGGACAAGAATTGGGTGAACACGGAATGGACGAAGAAGGTTTTAGCGGAAAAGATGGAAGAACCACTATTTTTGATTACTGGAGTATTGAGACTATAAGAAACTGGAGAAACAATGATAAGTTTGACGGCGAGCTTCTGACTAACAAGCAGAAACAACTACAAGCGTTCTATAGCAAGTTATTAAATCTATGTAACCAGGAAAAGGCTATTTACCAAGGACAGTTTTTTGATCTTATGTACGTAAACTTTGGAAAACCAGACTTCAACGTACACAAACAATATGTTTTTTTCAGGAAACAGGATAATGAACTTTTGTTGATTATAGCTAATTTCGACAAGAAAGCTTCTAAGGTTTCAGTCAATATTCCAAGTCACGCTTTTGATTTCCTGCAGATTCCTCAAAAAGACACATATATTGCCAATGAATTACTTTCAGGAAAAGAAGAAAAACTAAGTCTTCTCCCCTACCAGCCTACAGAAACGTTTGTAGATGGCATGAGCGGAAAGATTTTAAAATTCATTCTATAA
- a CDS encoding patatin-like phospholipase family protein codes for MAEYNNFQTNKPHRIGYALSGGFIKGFAHLGVMQALLEHDIKPDIISGVSAGSLAGVFYADGYEPYQAVEKFNGYKFMDLTSWALTINGFFKLDDFKDFLNTNLKHKRLEDMEIPIVITATDLDHGKSVQFRKGNIAELVAASCCMPVMFAPVNIDGINYVDGGVLKNLPVSTIRKECEKVIAINVSPLIAGKYKMNIVNIALRSYHFMFRANTFPDRENSDLLIEPYGLKGYSNRELEKADEIFKQGYAVGNEVLNKFIQEKGTIWKTKEIK; via the coding sequence ATGGCAGAATATAATAATTTCCAGACTAATAAGCCGCACAGGATAGGTTATGCCCTCAGTGGTGGATTTATAAAAGGGTTTGCTCATTTGGGAGTTATGCAAGCTTTACTTGAACACGATATAAAGCCTGATATTATTTCAGGTGTTAGTGCAGGGTCACTGGCCGGAGTCTTCTACGCTGATGGATACGAACCTTACCAAGCCGTTGAAAAATTTAATGGTTACAAATTTATGGATTTAACCAGCTGGGCCTTAACCATCAACGGATTCTTCAAATTAGATGATTTCAAAGATTTTCTAAATACAAATCTAAAACATAAAAGGCTGGAAGACATGGAAATACCCATTGTCATTACAGCTACAGATTTAGACCATGGCAAAAGTGTGCAATTCCGCAAAGGAAATATTGCCGAATTGGTTGCGGCATCTTGTTGCATGCCTGTTATGTTTGCACCCGTCAATATCGATGGAATAAATTATGTAGACGGAGGAGTTTTAAAAAATCTACCGGTTTCTACTATTCGCAAAGAGTGTGAAAAGGTTATCGCAATCAATGTGAGCCCTCTGATTGCAGGGAAATATAAAATGAACATTGTAAATATAGCCCTGCGGTCATACCACTTTATGTTTAGGGCAAATACTTTTCCTGATAGAGAAAACAGCGATTTATTGATTGAACCTTACGGTCTGAAAGGATATAGCAACCGCGAATTAGAAAAAGCGGATGAGATATTCAAACAGGGATATGCTGTAGGAAATGAAGTCCTGAATAAGTTCATTCAAGAAAAAGGAACAATATGGAAAACAAAAGAAATAAAATAA
- a CDS encoding polysaccharide deacetylase family protein, translating into MAKYKNDKACAISYTFDDGLKEHYTLAAPGLENLGFRGTFWVNGLSVETNSDANKPRVSWEELKDMNKRGHEISNHGWSHKNLTKITLEEVVTEIGKNDSIIIANIGVAPRTFCYPYNARNEEVLKIASKNRVDTRTKQIAVGGHSTPEKLDQWVNELLNTGEWGVGMTHGITYGYDAFNDSTVLWNHLRKVKSMEDRIWVGTFLEVASYIKERDKIKIKVSAEGKKQLKITPELQMDKNLFAEPLTLVVKRAGIKSVEVKQGKKKLSTRIFPDKVMFDFNPYSGPIQVKF; encoded by the coding sequence GTGGCTAAATACAAGAATGATAAAGCTTGTGCCATAAGTTACACTTTTGATGATGGATTAAAGGAACATTATACGCTTGCTGCTCCTGGTCTGGAAAATCTGGGCTTTAGAGGAACTTTCTGGGTAAATGGTTTAAGTGTTGAAACAAATAGCGATGCAAATAAACCTCGTGTTTCCTGGGAAGAATTAAAGGATATGAATAAAAGGGGGCATGAAATATCTAATCACGGATGGTCTCACAAAAATCTGACAAAAATAACTTTAGAGGAAGTTGTTACTGAAATTGGAAAGAACGATAGTATTATTATTGCAAATATAGGTGTTGCGCCTCGTACATTTTGTTATCCTTATAATGCCCGAAATGAAGAAGTATTAAAGATAGCTTCTAAAAATAGAGTTGATACCCGTACCAAACAGATCGCTGTTGGCGGACATTCCACTCCCGAAAAACTAGATCAATGGGTAAACGAATTGTTGAATACCGGCGAATGGGGTGTTGGCATGACACATGGCATTACTTATGGTTATGATGCATTTAATGATTCAACTGTTCTGTGGAATCATCTTAGAAAAGTAAAATCTATGGAAGATAGAATCTGGGTAGGAACTTTCCTTGAAGTTGCTTCATACATCAAAGAGAGAGACAAAATTAAAATAAAGGTCTCAGCAGAGGGGAAGAAACAACTAAAAATTACCCCAGAATTGCAAATGGACAAGAATTTATTTGCAGAACCGCTGACTTTGGTTGTAAAAAGAGCGGGGATAAAGAGTGTTGAGGTGAAGCAAGGTAAGAAAAAGCTTTCAACCCGAATATTTCCTGATAAAGTGATGTTTGACTTTAATCCATATTCAGGACCAATACAAGTGAAATTTTAA
- a CDS encoding RNA-binding protein: MNIYIGNLSYKVKESDLNQVLEEYGTVNSVKLIIDRDTRRSKGFAFAEMENQAEAENVIKELNGAEYEGRQMVVKEALPRA, from the coding sequence ATGAATATTTACATTGGTAACCTTAGCTACAAGGTTAAAGAATCAGATCTTAATCAAGTCCTAGAAGAGTATGGAACAGTAAATTCAGTTAAGCTAATCATCGACCGCGACACTCGCAGATCTAAAGGTTTTGCTTTTGCTGAAATGGAAAACCAGGCTGAAGCTGAAAACGTTATTAAGGAATTAAACGGCGCTGAATACGAAGGCCGTCAAATGGTTGTTAAAGAAGCTCTTCCAAGAGCATAA
- a CDS encoding RNA-binding protein, which translates to MNIYIGNLNYKVKESDLSQVLEEYGTVNSVKLIIDRETRRSKGFAFAEMPDQAEAENVIKELNGAEFEGRQMVVKEALPKA; encoded by the coding sequence ATGAATATTTACATTGGTAACCTAAACTACAAGGTTAAAGAATCAGATCTTAGTCAAGTATTAGAAGAGTATGGAACAGTAAACTCAGTTAAATTGATCATTGACCGCGAAACTCGCAGATCTAAAGGTTTTGCTTTCGCAGAAATGCCTGATCAAGCTGAAGCTGAAAACGTTATTAAAGAATTAAACGGTGCTGAATTCGAAGGCCGTCAAATGGTTGTTAAAGAAGCTCTTCCAAAAGCATAA
- a CDS encoding HpaII family restriction endonuclease has protein sequence MSFEATKREWSELYTFFRLLSDGQVYAGSPQVKKREDACLPIALIQREEHDGTRKYFIENEEIHIVGEKIDKVIPRETFGDVANAILAGMKASSEDLVTSPEGVEGFLDEVSIFDLEARTDDRTDFYLAFYHVDSPLVGFNVRSRMSAMNPILDGGRTANLKFEQTGIKFANPMINNVNALETPDVVVDRMLLIERLGGVLKYADVADKVFRYNLLMIDLHFPRMIAEMLRIMQIEGITKVSELVDCIKEINPLKIKEDLIVKNGFYEYKMKQFLMALALGMRPAKIYTGEDSAVSGILLVTGSGEVLCYQKSDKKVFEDFLYLNTRLEKGSTEKDKYGFMEKENGLVYFKLNLKIGLTKR, from the coding sequence ATGTCATTTGAAGCAACCAAAAGAGAGTGGAGCGAACTCTATACCTTTTTTCGCCTACTTAGTGATGGGCAGGTTTATGCCGGTTCACCACAAGTGAAAAAGAGAGAGGACGCGTGTCTTCCTATTGCATTAATTCAACGCGAGGAACATGATGGTACTCGGAAATACTTTATTGAAAATGAAGAAATTCACATCGTTGGAGAAAAAATAGATAAGGTAATTCCTCGTGAAACGTTTGGAGATGTTGCTAATGCTATATTAGCCGGAATGAAAGCTTCTTCTGAAGATCTTGTTACATCACCCGAAGGAGTTGAGGGGTTTCTTGATGAAGTCTCCATTTTTGATTTAGAGGCTCGTACAGACGACCGTACAGATTTCTATCTCGCCTTCTATCATGTTGATTCTCCGTTGGTTGGTTTCAATGTTCGTTCACGAATGAGTGCTATGAATCCAATATTGGATGGAGGACGGACGGCCAATTTGAAATTTGAGCAAACAGGAATTAAGTTTGCTAATCCGATGATTAATAACGTGAATGCATTGGAAACTCCAGATGTTGTAGTGGATAGAATGTTGCTTATTGAGCGTTTGGGTGGTGTTTTAAAATATGCAGACGTGGCCGATAAGGTGTTTCGCTATAATCTTCTGATGATTGATCTTCATTTCCCGAGAATGATTGCCGAAATGCTTCGCATTATGCAAATCGAGGGTATTACAAAGGTTTCTGAATTGGTTGATTGCATCAAGGAAATCAATCCTTTGAAAATAAAAGAGGATTTAATTGTAAAAAATGGCTTTTATGAATATAAAATGAAGCAATTCCTTATGGCTTTGGCTTTAGGCATGCGCCCGGCTAAGATTTATACCGGGGAAGATTCTGCTGTATCCGGAATTTTACTTGTTACCGGAAGCGGAGAAGTGCTTTGTTATCAAAAGTCGGATAAAAAGGTCTTTGAAGATTTTCTGTATCTTAATACCCGTTTGGAAAAAGGATCGACAGAAAAAGATAAATATGGTTTTATGGAAAAAGAAAATGGCCTTGTTTACTTTAAACTAAATCTGAAGATTGGATTAACAAAACGATAA
- a CDS encoding nitroreductase family protein, with translation MSKLKVLNVVLAVVLLILIILTFFCMKQGGKAEANASGSGKSAIEIIHKRTSVRDYTERKVTRDQLETLVRAGMAAPTAMNKQPWLFVAIDDKEILNSLGAVLPFGKMLLKSTAAIVVCGDMNKVLDGHGKEMWIQDCSAASENILLAATDLGLGAVWTGVYPAEDRVSTVKKVLNLPANLIPLNVIPVGYPAGDTTPKDKWKPENLHWNKW, from the coding sequence ATGAGTAAATTGAAAGTATTAAATGTTGTTTTAGCAGTAGTATTATTAATATTAATCATTCTAACATTTTTTTGTATGAAGCAGGGTGGAAAAGCTGAAGCAAATGCCTCTGGTAGTGGAAAGTCGGCAATTGAAATTATTCATAAGCGAACCAGTGTAAGAGACTATACCGAGAGAAAAGTAACAAGAGATCAGTTGGAAACTCTTGTTCGTGCCGGTATGGCAGCTCCAACAGCTATGAATAAACAACCATGGTTGTTTGTTGCAATAGACGATAAGGAGATTCTTAATTCTTTGGGAGCGGTGTTGCCTTTCGGTAAAATGCTGTTGAAATCTACTGCTGCTATTGTTGTTTGCGGAGATATGAATAAAGTATTAGATGGTCATGGCAAAGAGATGTGGATACAAGATTGTTCTGCTGCGTCTGAAAATATTCTTTTAGCTGCAACAGATTTAGGTCTTGGTGCTGTTTGGACGGGAGTTTACCCTGCTGAAGATAGAGTTTCTACGGTAAAAAAGGTGCTAAATTTACCTGCAAATCTTATCCCTTTAAATGTTATTCCTGTTGGTTATCCTGCCGGAGATACAACTCCTAAAGATAAATGGAAACCTGAAAATTTGCATTGGAATAAATGGTAA
- the fabD gene encoding ACP S-malonyltransferase — translation MKAFVFPGQGAQFVGMGKDLYESSALAKELFEKANDILGYRITDIMFEGTDEDLRQTKVTQPAVFLHSVISALCKNDDTKPEMTAGHSLGEFSALVVAGALSFEDGVKLVYARAMAMQKACEAAPSTMAAIIALADEKVEEICASIEGEVCVAANYNCPGQIVISGSIAGIEKACELMKAAGAKRALPLKVGGAFHSPLMNPAKVELAAAINSTDFHTPTCPVYQNVNALPQTDPAQIKENLIAQLTAPVRWTQTVKNMVADGATDFTECGPGAVLQGLIKKIEPTVNAHGLA, via the coding sequence ATGAAAGCATTTGTATTTCCAGGTCAGGGTGCACAATTTGTGGGCATGGGAAAAGACCTATATGAAAGCTCAGCATTAGCTAAAGAACTTTTTGAAAAAGCGAATGATATCCTGGGATATCGCATTACGGATATTATGTTTGAAGGAACTGATGAAGATCTTCGTCAGACAAAAGTTACTCAACCGGCAGTTTTCCTTCATTCTGTCATCTCTGCATTATGCAAAAACGATGATACAAAACCTGAAATGACAGCCGGTCATTCACTTGGAGAATTTTCTGCACTAGTTGTAGCTGGCGCTCTTTCTTTCGAAGATGGTGTTAAACTAGTTTACGCACGTGCCATGGCTATGCAAAAAGCTTGCGAAGCTGCTCCGTCAACAATGGCTGCTATCATTGCATTGGCAGATGAAAAGGTAGAAGAAATTTGTGCTTCAATTGAAGGCGAAGTATGTGTTGCGGCAAACTATAATTGCCCTGGACAAATTGTAATTTCAGGTTCAATTGCTGGTATTGAAAAAGCTTGCGAATTAATGAAAGCAGCCGGAGCTAAACGTGCTCTTCCATTAAAGGTTGGTGGTGCATTCCACTCTCCTCTGATGAATCCTGCTAAAGTTGAACTTGCAGCTGCTATCAACAGTACAGATTTCCACACTCCTACTTGTCCGGTTTACCAAAATGTAAATGCTCTTCCACAGACAGATCCTGCACAGATTAAAGAAAATCTGATTGCACAACTTACCGCTCCGGTACGTTGGACACAAACTGTGAAGAACATGGTAGCAGACGGTGCAACCGATTTCACTGAATGCGGACCAGGAGCTGTTCTTCAAGGATTAATCAAGAAGATTGAACCAACTGTTAATGCTCACGGATTAGCATAA